The proteins below come from a single Chitinophaga pinensis DSM 2588 genomic window:
- a CDS encoding MarR family winged helix-turn-helix transcriptional regulator: MEANKPIGWYLKEADKRITAFLNDEFADLSISRHHWLIMQRIAEQESIITWEFFQEIKSTVNAQQFGEIIQSMLDRGWVTVSAEDKCAFTAEGRGAYQQIGSIQQERSGRMLNGITEAEYNLMISVLNRIIVNIG, translated from the coding sequence ATGGAAGCTAACAAGCCGATTGGCTGGTATCTGAAAGAAGCAGACAAACGTATTACTGCTTTTCTAAACGATGAATTCGCAGATCTTTCCATTTCCCGTCATCACTGGTTGATCATGCAGCGGATAGCAGAACAGGAAAGTATTATTACCTGGGAGTTTTTCCAGGAAATAAAGTCGACGGTCAATGCACAACAATTCGGCGAGATCATACAGTCAATGCTAGATCGTGGTTGGGTCACGGTTTCAGCAGAAGATAAATGCGCCTTCACTGCGGAAGGAAGGGGAGCGTATCAGCAGATAGGAAGCATACAGCAGGAGCGGTCTGGCCGGATGTTAAACGGTATCACCGAAGCGGAGTATAATCTGATGATCAGCGTATTGAACAGAATAATCGTGAATATAGGGTAA